A region of Sneathiella limimaris DNA encodes the following proteins:
- a CDS encoding adenylosuccinate synthase, with protein sequence MANVAVVGSQWGDEGKGKLVDWLSERADVVVRFQGGHNAGHTLVIDGKVYKLSLLPSGIVRGGKMSVIGNGVVVDPWALLKEIETLKGQGVTVTPENFKIAENATLILPCHGELDALREDATTGVKIGTTRRGIGPAYEDKVARRAIRVSDLTDEELLKKKIATLLTHHNALRKGLDAEPIDGDQLLQQLLDIAPKILEFSDIVWRRLDEAKRERKLILFEGAQGTMLDNDHGTYPFVTSSNTVAGQAAVGSGMGPSSINYVLGITKAYTTRVGEGPFPTELFDEVGQGLGERGREFGVVTGRKRRCGWFDAVMVRQAVKTGGISGIALTKLDVLDGMDELKVCVGYKLGDEVLDYYPSNMTDQAKVEPVYETLEGWQDSTFGARSWDQLPATAVKYIRRIEELIEAPIALVSTSPEREDTILVKDPFSD encoded by the coding sequence ATGGCAAATGTTGCTGTGGTCGGCTCCCAATGGGGAGATGAAGGCAAGGGTAAGCTTGTGGATTGGCTTTCTGAGCGTGCGGATGTAGTTGTCCGTTTTCAGGGCGGTCATAACGCGGGTCATACGCTCGTCATTGATGGAAAAGTCTATAAGTTGAGCTTGTTGCCATCTGGAATTGTTCGTGGTGGTAAAATGTCAGTCATTGGCAATGGTGTTGTTGTCGATCCATGGGCATTGCTGAAAGAAATTGAAACTTTGAAAGGGCAGGGTGTCACGGTTACCCCGGAAAATTTCAAGATTGCAGAAAATGCGACGTTGATCCTGCCTTGCCATGGTGAACTGGACGCTTTGCGTGAAGACGCCACTACAGGTGTCAAGATCGGAACAACCAGACGAGGCATTGGACCTGCCTATGAGGACAAGGTTGCCCGTCGCGCTATCCGGGTGAGCGATCTAACGGATGAAGAGTTGCTGAAAAAGAAAATCGCAACTTTGCTGACCCATCATAATGCACTCCGCAAAGGGCTGGATGCTGAACCTATTGATGGCGATCAATTGCTTCAGCAGCTTCTGGACATTGCCCCTAAAATTCTGGAATTTTCAGACATTGTTTGGAGACGCCTAGATGAGGCTAAACGCGAACGCAAGCTTATCCTGTTTGAAGGGGCACAAGGCACCATGCTCGATAATGACCATGGCACATATCCATTTGTCACTTCTTCAAACACAGTTGCAGGTCAGGCCGCGGTCGGTAGTGGCATGGGCCCAAGTTCGATCAATTATGTCCTTGGCATTACGAAGGCTTATACAACTCGCGTTGGGGAAGGGCCTTTTCCAACGGAGTTGTTCGATGAAGTCGGGCAGGGACTTGGAGAACGAGGTCGTGAATTTGGTGTTGTGACAGGCCGGAAAAGGCGCTGTGGTTGGTTTGATGCAGTGATGGTTCGCCAAGCTGTTAAAACTGGTGGAATTAGTGGTATCGCCCTTACAAAACTTGATGTGCTTGACGGGATGGATGAGCTTAAAGTTTGCGTAGGATACAAGCTTGGTGATGAAGTTCTGGATTATTATCCATCAAACATGACAGATCAGGCCAAGGTTGAGCCTGTTTATGAGACACTTGAAGGTTGGCAGGACAGCACATTTGGTGCTCGAAGCTGGGATCAACTTCCTGCAACTGCGGTAAAATATATCCGCCGGATTGAAGAGTTAATCGAAGCGCCAATTGCTTTGGTATCTACAAGTCCAGAGCGTGAAGATACGATCTTGGTGAAGGATCCATTCTCAGATTAA
- the serA gene encoding phosphoglycerate dehydrogenase, giving the protein MVKVLISDKMSPKAAEIFRERGVEVDEITGMTPEELKACIGQYDGLAVRSSTKATAEIIAAADNLKVIGRAGIGVDNVDIPAATAAGVCVMNTPFGNAITTAEHAIAMMFSLSRHIPAASASTHAGKWEKSKFMGVELYGKVLGVIGCGNIGSIVADRALGLKMKVIAFDPFLSPERAIEIGVEKVELDDLLARADYISLHTPITDSTRNIINAGNIAKMKDGVRLINCARGGLVVEEDLKAALESGKVAGAALDVFQVEPATDNILFGMENVVCTPHLGASTDEAQVNVAIQVAEQMADFLLVGSVTNALNMPSVTAEEAPKLKPYMELAKQLGGFIGQVTETGIKKVHIEYEGAAAGLNIKPLTSIILQGILGPLLDTVNMVNAPVVAKERGIDVTESINDKAEDYQTLIRVTVTTQKRSRDIAGTLYGDKSPRIVNIKGISMEAQMGPHMLYVTNQDKPGFIGALGTLLGKNDINIATFHLGRNEEQGEAIALIEVDSELSPETLTEVQALPHVEQVKTLKF; this is encoded by the coding sequence ATGGTTAAAGTCCTTATCTCTGACAAGATGAGCCCCAAAGCGGCTGAAATTTTCCGTGAGCGTGGCGTAGAAGTTGACGAAATTACCGGTATGACACCGGAAGAGCTTAAAGCCTGCATTGGCCAATATGACGGTCTTGCGGTTCGCTCTTCAACCAAAGCAACTGCTGAAATTATTGCGGCGGCTGACAATCTGAAAGTGATTGGCCGGGCCGGTATTGGAGTTGATAACGTAGACATTCCAGCTGCGACTGCTGCTGGTGTTTGCGTGATGAACACACCTTTTGGTAATGCGATCACGACGGCTGAGCATGCCATCGCAATGATGTTTTCGCTGTCCCGTCATATTCCTGCTGCAAGCGCATCGACACATGCCGGCAAATGGGAAAAATCCAAATTTATGGGTGTTGAACTTTATGGCAAGGTTCTCGGTGTGATCGGGTGCGGTAATATTGGATCCATTGTTGCTGACCGTGCGCTTGGCCTGAAAATGAAGGTCATTGCGTTTGACCCTTTCCTATCTCCCGAGCGGGCGATTGAGATTGGCGTCGAAAAAGTTGAGTTGGATGATTTGCTGGCCCGTGCGGATTATATTTCTCTGCATACTCCAATTACCGATAGCACTCGTAACATCATCAATGCTGGTAATATTGCCAAGATGAAAGACGGCGTGCGGTTGATTAACTGCGCCCGTGGCGGATTGGTTGTTGAGGAAGATCTGAAGGCGGCACTTGAAAGCGGTAAAGTCGCGGGTGCAGCTCTCGATGTGTTTCAGGTGGAACCAGCAACCGACAACATTCTCTTTGGTATGGAAAATGTTGTATGTACACCGCATCTTGGCGCCTCAACGGATGAAGCTCAGGTCAATGTGGCCATTCAGGTGGCTGAACAGATGGCCGATTTCTTGCTCGTTGGTTCAGTAACAAATGCGCTGAATATGCCATCCGTAACAGCGGAAGAAGCTCCTAAGCTAAAACCATATATGGAGCTTGCGAAGCAACTGGGTGGCTTTATCGGTCAGGTTACTGAAACCGGCATTAAAAAAGTTCATATCGAATATGAAGGTGCGGCTGCCGGCCTTAACATTAAGCCACTGACTTCCATTATCCTTCAGGGAATTTTGGGGCCATTGTTGGATACCGTGAATATGGTCAACGCTCCTGTGGTTGCCAAAGAGCGGGGAATTGATGTGACAGAAAGCATTAATGACAAGGCAGAGGACTACCAGACTTTGATCCGCGTGACCGTTACTACCCAAAAACGGAGCCGTGATATTGCCGGTACACTTTACGGGGACAAGAGCCCTCGTATCGTAAATATCAAGGGGATCAGCATGGAGGCTCAAATGGGTCCACATATGCTCTATGTTACTAACCAGGATAAACCAGGCTTTATTGGTGCTCTTGGAACGCTCCTTGGTAAGAACGATATCAACATTGCAACCTTCCATCTGGGTCGGAACGAAGAGCAGGGTGAGGCTATCGCACTGATCGAGGTAGATTCGGAATTGAGTCCAGAAACACTGACTGAAGTTCAGGCGCTACCACATGTGGAACAGGTGAAAACGCTCAAATTCTAA
- a CDS encoding ATP phosphoribosyltransferase regulatory subunit, whose translation MNSYSEKGLLPAGLADMLPPEAAAEAAVSENLMKVFTLNGYMKVSPPLIEFEEHLLEGAGAALSSKMFRVMDPASHRMMGIRTDMTPQVARVATTRLKQEARPLRLSYCGQVLRVFGSQLRPERQFTQAGVELIGHEGIEADAELILLASEGLKSLGIKRYSIDLTLPTLLPTICEELGIDAETADAAREALDHKDAAVLEDFGDLAPILESLLKAAGPAKKSLDQLSKLDLPPKATDQVEDLRRLVSMLSASEPDLVLTIDPGEYRGFEYQTGISFTLFARNVRGELGRGGRYHLLDGETATGFTLFLDSLLRAVPATQKAKRLYIPLGTSEAEAAGFRNEGWVTVRGLSSDLTAEEDAKRMGCSHILLASEIQVLNTSS comes from the coding sequence ATGAATAGTTACTCTGAAAAAGGTCTGCTGCCTGCGGGTTTAGCAGATATGTTGCCCCCGGAAGCTGCCGCTGAAGCCGCAGTCAGTGAAAACCTTATGAAGGTTTTTACCCTGAACGGGTACATGAAGGTCAGCCCCCCCTTAATTGAGTTTGAAGAGCATTTGCTTGAAGGTGCAGGCGCAGCCCTTTCGTCTAAAATGTTCAGAGTCATGGATCCAGCGTCCCATCGAATGATGGGGATTCGAACAGATATGACGCCGCAAGTTGCTCGTGTTGCAACAACCCGTTTGAAACAGGAAGCGCGTCCGCTCCGGCTCTCCTATTGTGGTCAAGTGCTTCGGGTGTTTGGTAGTCAACTGCGCCCTGAACGGCAATTCACGCAAGCTGGTGTTGAATTGATCGGTCATGAAGGGATCGAAGCCGATGCAGAGCTAATTTTGCTCGCGAGTGAGGGACTTAAATCACTTGGAATTAAGCGATACTCCATCGACTTGACCCTCCCAACGCTCTTGCCAACAATTTGTGAGGAACTTGGAATTGATGCTGAAACTGCAGATGCTGCAAGGGAAGCATTGGATCACAAGGATGCTGCGGTATTAGAGGATTTTGGGGATTTAGCCCCTATTCTGGAGAGCTTATTGAAAGCTGCGGGGCCGGCCAAGAAATCACTGGACCAACTTTCGAAACTGGATCTGCCGCCAAAAGCGACTGATCAAGTTGAGGATTTAAGACGCCTTGTAAGTATGCTGTCTGCATCCGAGCCAGATTTGGTTCTGACGATTGATCCGGGTGAATATAGAGGTTTCGAATATCAGACAGGGATTAGTTTTACACTATTTGCCCGGAATGTTCGGGGTGAGTTGGGCCGCGGCGGTCGTTACCATCTCCTGGATGGTGAAACAGCGACGGGCTTCACTCTGTTTCTAGACAGCCTACTGAGAGCGGTCCCAGCAACGCAAAAAGCCAAACGGCTCTACATTCCACTTGGAACTTCTGAAGCAGAAGCTGCTGGTTTCAGGAATGAAGGCTGGGTGACTGTTAGAGGTCTATCCAGTGATCTAACCGCTGAAGAAGATGCCAAACGTATGGGATGTAGCCATATTCTTTTGGCCAGTGAAATTCAGGTATTGAATACAAGTTCATAA
- a CDS encoding aminotransferase class V-fold PLP-dependent enzyme, with amino-acid sequence MLENKRHLFDIPNDIVYLNCAYMSPLSRSVQDAGERAIQQKMHPWTTSSEDFFGNSEKAKSMFAKLINGNTPDIAIIPSASYGLAIAAKNIEIQRGQKILVLEEQFPSNIYCWQERANETGAVVATVSAPEDKDWTAAILENIDDTVAVAALPNNHWADGGLLDLEKIGNQLRKVGAKLVLDVTQSLGVLPFDIEKVRPDFLVAAAYKWLMGPYSIGFMYVAPSFQNGDPIEYNWLNRAGSEDFSGLVRYQEAYQPGAVRFDMGQRANFQLLPMAIAALEQLLDWQPHKIYETIAQMNRTIATAANEIGLQSIPEALRAQHFLGLEKKGGFDPDLLKKLASRNIYLSMRGNSLRVTPHVYNTPEDTEKLITALRELV; translated from the coding sequence ATGCTTGAGAATAAACGACATCTGTTCGATATCCCCAACGATATCGTCTATCTGAACTGCGCCTATATGTCGCCGCTATCACGCTCTGTTCAAGACGCGGGAGAGAGAGCGATCCAGCAGAAAATGCATCCATGGACCACATCCTCTGAAGATTTTTTCGGTAATAGCGAAAAAGCAAAATCCATGTTTGCAAAACTGATCAATGGGAATACACCTGATATCGCGATCATTCCCTCTGCGTCTTATGGCCTAGCTATTGCCGCAAAAAATATTGAGATTCAAAGAGGGCAAAAAATCCTTGTTCTTGAGGAGCAGTTCCCAAGCAACATTTATTGTTGGCAGGAACGAGCTAACGAAACAGGCGCTGTTGTAGCAACCGTTTCAGCGCCTGAAGATAAAGACTGGACTGCTGCTATTCTTGAAAATATTGACGATACTGTGGCTGTTGCAGCCCTTCCAAACAACCATTGGGCTGACGGTGGGCTACTTGATCTGGAAAAAATTGGCAATCAGCTCCGTAAAGTGGGGGCAAAGCTCGTTTTGGATGTCACTCAGTCCCTTGGGGTTCTTCCGTTTGACATTGAGAAAGTCCGACCCGATTTTCTGGTTGCGGCAGCCTATAAATGGTTGATGGGTCCCTACAGCATTGGGTTCATGTATGTGGCCCCCTCCTTTCAAAATGGTGACCCGATTGAGTATAACTGGTTAAACAGAGCAGGATCTGAGGATTTTTCTGGGCTGGTACGATATCAGGAAGCCTATCAACCGGGCGCCGTCCGATTTGATATGGGGCAACGTGCAAATTTCCAGCTTTTACCAATGGCTATTGCCGCCTTGGAACAACTTCTAGACTGGCAGCCCCATAAAATATACGAAACTATCGCTCAGATGAACCGAACCATCGCGACTGCCGCTAATGAAATCGGCTTGCAATCCATACCTGAGGCTTTACGAGCCCAACATTTCCTGGGTCTTGAGAAAAAAGGCGGCTTTGATCCAGATTTATTAAAAAAGCTGGCATCACGAAACATATACCTTTCAATGAGAGGGAATTCACTACGGGTTACACCGCATGTCTACAATACGCCCGAAGACACAGAAAAACTGATCACTGCACTGAGGGAACTAGTATGA
- a CDS encoding fasciclin domain-containing protein, whose product MKLLKQAVLPVAAVSMLALGACTAVADNPEVGGAPMYESKTIVENAMNSDDHTTLVAAVKAAGLVDTLQGDGPYTVFAPTNAAFAKLPEGTVENLLKPENKETLTKILTCHVLAAKALSDPIKQMVDNDGGTLAVKTVGGCQFTAMYDKDKIMIKDGQGNIANVTIEDVKQSNGVIHVIDTVLLPSS is encoded by the coding sequence ATGAAACTCTTAAAACAAGCTGTTCTTCCTGTAGCTGCCGTCTCTATGCTTGCACTCGGCGCTTGTACTGCTGTAGCAGACAATCCGGAAGTTGGCGGTGCCCCCATGTATGAGAGTAAAACGATTGTCGAAAATGCGATGAACTCCGACGATCACACGACGTTAGTTGCTGCCGTGAAAGCAGCTGGTTTGGTGGACACTTTGCAGGGAGATGGGCCATACACAGTGTTTGCCCCAACAAATGCTGCTTTTGCCAAGCTTCCAGAAGGTACTGTTGAAAATCTGCTGAAGCCAGAAAATAAAGAAACACTTACAAAAATCCTGACCTGTCACGTACTGGCTGCAAAGGCCTTGTCTGATCCAATCAAGCAGATGGTTGATAATGATGGTGGAACTCTTGCTGTGAAGACTGTTGGTGGCTGCCAATTTACCGCAATGTACGACAAAGATAAAATTATGATCAAGGATGGCCAAGGTAATATTGCAAATGTCACCATCGAGGACGTAAAGCAGTCCAACGGTGTTATTCACGTTATTGATACTGTGTTACTGCCCTCTTCATAA
- a CDS encoding phosphoserine transaminase: protein MTEQMRPERRPNSPLFSSGPCAKRPGWTPQALENAFLGRSHRAAEGKERLLAVIEQHREILGIPADYKIGIVPGSDTGAVEMALWSLLGARPSTILAWESFGSGWATDVVKQLKLADAEVVTAEYGDLPDLNAVDWKRDVVFTWNGTTSGVRVPNGDWIADDREGLAICDATSAVFAMDMPWEKLDVVTWSWQKVLGGEAAHGMLVLSPRAVERLESYTPSWPMPKVFRMTKGGKLIEGIFKGETINTPSMLAVEDVLDALNWVKEIGGLQGMIGRTNANAKVISDFVQSSDWLDYLANDEESRSPTSVCLKITDSWFTDLSVDDQAKAAKALVSLLAKEGAALDIGAYRDAPAGLRIWAGGTVEAEDLAALMPWLDWGYAELKKTFK, encoded by the coding sequence ATGACAGAACAAATGCGTCCGGAGAGACGCCCTAACTCTCCTTTGTTTTCATCCGGCCCTTGCGCGAAGCGCCCCGGATGGACCCCTCAAGCTCTTGAAAATGCATTCCTGGGTCGTTCTCATCGTGCGGCTGAAGGCAAGGAACGCTTGCTTGCTGTGATCGAACAGCACCGCGAGATCCTTGGCATTCCTGCCGACTATAAAATTGGCATCGTTCCTGGATCGGATACTGGCGCCGTGGAAATGGCTTTGTGGTCACTTCTGGGTGCACGCCCGTCGACAATTCTTGCTTGGGAAAGCTTTGGCTCTGGCTGGGCAACAGATGTCGTCAAGCAACTGAAGCTCGCAGATGCAGAGGTAGTTACTGCGGAGTATGGTGATCTGCCTGATCTGAACGCGGTTGACTGGAAGCGTGACGTTGTCTTTACCTGGAACGGAACAACCTCTGGTGTTCGTGTTCCAAATGGCGACTGGATCGCTGATGATCGTGAAGGACTTGCGATTTGCGATGCGACTTCAGCCGTTTTCGCGATGGATATGCCATGGGAAAAACTGGATGTCGTGACCTGGTCCTGGCAGAAGGTGCTTGGCGGTGAAGCCGCTCACGGTATGCTGGTGCTGAGCCCGCGCGCAGTCGAGCGGTTAGAAAGTTACACGCCATCCTGGCCAATGCCAAAGGTCTTCCGTATGACCAAGGGCGGTAAATTGATTGAAGGTATCTTCAAGGGAGAAACAATCAATACGCCCTCCATGCTTGCTGTCGAAGATGTCCTGGACGCCCTAAACTGGGTAAAGGAAATTGGCGGACTTCAAGGGATGATTGGCCGGACAAATGCCAACGCCAAAGTCATCTCCGATTTTGTTCAATCTTCTGATTGGCTGGATTATCTGGCGAATGATGAAGAAAGCAGAAGTCCAACCTCTGTTTGTCTGAAGATTACGGATAGCTGGTTTACCGATCTTTCTGTCGATGATCAGGCGAAAGCGGCGAAAGCGCTGGTTTCCCTTTTGGCGAAAGAAGGAGCTGCTTTGGATATCGGTGCCTATCGTGATGCCCCAGCGGGCCTTCGGATCTGGGCAGGCGGAACTGTTGAAGCTGAAGACCTCGCTGCATTGATGCCCTGGCTCGACTGGGGTTACGCCGAACTTAAAAAGACATTCAAGTAA
- a CDS encoding putative quinol monooxygenase: MSDHVYWIIEADVVDGKLEELKALMQEMSEATQADEPGALNYEWSLSADETECHIFERYSNCETTMIHMGNFGSKFAKRFMSVLKPKRTTLYGNPDEKVKKAMAPLGAVLMTSAAGFSR, encoded by the coding sequence ATGTCAGACCACGTTTACTGGATAATAGAAGCCGATGTTGTCGACGGGAAACTGGAAGAGTTGAAAGCTCTTATGCAGGAAATGTCAGAAGCAACGCAGGCAGATGAACCTGGTGCTTTGAATTATGAATGGTCGTTGAGCGCAGACGAAACGGAATGTCATATCTTTGAACGCTATTCCAATTGTGAAACCACGATGATCCATATGGGCAATTTCGGTTCCAAATTTGCGAAGCGTTTCATGTCAGTGTTGAAGCCTAAAAGAACAACACTCTATGGAAACCCAGATGAAAAAGTGAAGAAAGCAATGGCTCCCTTAGGGGCGGTTCTTATGACATCTGCCGCTGGATTTTCTAGATAA
- a CDS encoding formimidoylglutamate deiminase has translation MKSYFVEIALLNQGWAKNVRVSVSENGIIQDVETDQALSADDICLSDKVLLPAPTNLHSHGFQRALAGLTEYRSGSSNDSFWTWRTLMYKFLEQLTPEQFTAINAYAQMEMLEAGYASLAEFHYVHNQKDGTKYDNPAELSDCVIEAASKSGIGLTLLPVYYAQGGVDGRPLQGGQLRFKNNLESYEQIWGHASQTAKYAREDFKLGIAPHSLRALSETDLVALAQTYSDVPKHIHIAEQLAEIDEIKAAYGKRPVEWLLEKVDVGPDWCLVHATHLTETENSDLAKSGAIAGLCPITEANLGDGIFPAVSFLKANGKIGVGTDSNVSISLVHELRMLEYSQRLQLKGRALLCDANKSTGRTLFDKTLEGGAQAAGRYCGKIAPGFQADFMTLNMKSDDLADLQGDYLLDSWIFASKDNLVEDVFSAGHHVVQNGQHIEAEKIISDFRTVMKELRSTL, from the coding sequence ATGAAATCATATTTTGTGGAAATTGCCCTACTCAACCAGGGTTGGGCGAAAAATGTACGTGTTTCAGTCTCTGAAAACGGAATTATCCAGGATGTAGAAACTGACCAGGCGCTTTCAGCTGATGATATTTGTCTCTCGGACAAGGTATTACTTCCAGCGCCGACCAATTTACATAGCCACGGTTTCCAAAGAGCGCTTGCCGGGTTAACAGAATATCGAAGTGGCTCTTCTAATGACAGCTTTTGGACTTGGCGGACGCTGATGTATAAGTTTCTGGAACAACTCACTCCGGAACAATTTACAGCGATTAATGCCTATGCTCAGATGGAAATGTTGGAAGCAGGTTATGCATCTCTTGCAGAGTTTCACTATGTGCATAATCAAAAGGATGGCACCAAATATGATAATCCTGCTGAGCTTTCTGACTGTGTCATAGAAGCTGCTAGTAAATCAGGTATCGGGCTCACACTGCTACCTGTCTACTATGCTCAGGGTGGTGTAGATGGACGCCCTCTACAAGGTGGACAACTCCGTTTTAAAAATAACTTAGAAAGTTATGAACAAATCTGGGGGCATGCCAGTCAAACGGCCAAATATGCCCGTGAGGACTTCAAACTTGGTATCGCACCACACTCATTAAGAGCCTTATCAGAAACCGACCTAGTTGCACTTGCCCAAACCTACTCGGATGTTCCAAAACATATACATATTGCAGAACAGCTGGCAGAAATTGACGAAATCAAAGCAGCTTACGGCAAGCGTCCAGTTGAATGGTTACTTGAAAAAGTCGACGTAGGTCCAGATTGGTGCCTCGTCCATGCCACGCACCTTACTGAAACAGAGAACAGTGATCTGGCAAAATCTGGAGCGATTGCAGGACTGTGTCCAATCACGGAAGCCAACCTCGGCGATGGGATTTTTCCAGCTGTATCCTTCCTTAAGGCAAATGGGAAAATCGGTGTAGGAACAGATAGCAATGTGTCCATTAGCTTAGTCCATGAACTGCGGATGCTGGAGTATTCCCAGCGTCTACAGCTAAAAGGTAGAGCACTTCTGTGTGATGCAAACAAATCGACTGGTCGTACCCTCTTTGACAAAACACTAGAGGGAGGGGCTCAGGCTGCGGGAAGATATTGCGGCAAAATTGCGCCCGGATTTCAGGCTGATTTCATGACACTTAATATGAAGTCTGATGATCTTGCCGATCTACAAGGGGATTATCTGCTCGACAGTTGGATCTTTGCATCCAAGGACAATCTCGTTGAAGATGTATTTTCTGCCGGACATCATGTAGTCCAGAACGGACAGCACATTGAGGCAGAAAAAATAATAAGTGACTTTCGCACAGTCATGAAAGAGTTGCGATCCACCCTCTGA
- a CDS encoding DUF1203 domain-containing protein, which produces MKNLMFRPIPTEKVRALQKGEPDAQNNIPEKHISDGDGLPCRHCLSHIAIGDEYLILSYKPFESEQPYAEQGPIFLHAEECPAYETAEQLPAMYLPEGQILLRGYSKDERIVYGTGQVIKNADIESIAEDIFRHPGVSFIHARSASNNCYQYRIEKRS; this is translated from the coding sequence ATGAAAAATCTAATGTTCCGTCCGATACCTACAGAAAAAGTTCGTGCATTGCAAAAGGGAGAACCGGACGCTCAAAACAATATTCCTGAAAAACATATTTCTGACGGAGATGGGCTTCCTTGTCGTCATTGCCTCTCTCATATCGCTATAGGTGACGAATATTTGATCCTCTCCTACAAACCCTTTGAATCGGAACAACCCTATGCCGAACAAGGACCAATTTTTCTTCATGCTGAGGAATGTCCCGCCTATGAAACCGCAGAGCAGCTTCCGGCGATGTATTTGCCAGAGGGTCAAATTCTATTGCGCGGGTATTCCAAAGATGAGCGAATTGTTTACGGAACAGGTCAGGTCATCAAAAATGCAGACATCGAAAGCATAGCAGAAGATATTTTCAGACATCCCGGTGTTAGCTTTATCCATGCGCGATCTGCGAGTAACAATTGCTACCAATATAGAATCGAAAAACGGTCCTGA
- a CDS encoding aminotransferase class V-fold PLP-dependent enzyme — translation MTLDIQKLREDTPGTKTRIHLNNAGSSLMPLPVYQAVVDHLDLEMQIGGYEAHNRAMAAFERTYDAIAELIKCDRNEIALVENATAGWMMGFHGLNLTKGDRILTAEAEYASNVITYLQAAKNKGIIIDVVPSDEFGQIDIGELENRIDKDVKLISISHIPTNGGLINPASEVGKIAKKYSIPYLLDACQSVGQIPIDVNEIGCDMLSATGRKYMRGPRGTGFLYVHKNFMDKLEPPFLDLHSAVWTSRDSYTMRDDARRFENWEFNIAAIIGLGVATDYLLNIGEQEASQRLCSLAEKARLRLSELPNITVHDLGRKKGGMVTFSHSQIPTPEIKESLANAGINVSTSSTSSTRYDMEKRHLDLIVRASFHYYNSEEELEQFIAEVAKM, via the coding sequence ATGACTTTGGATATCCAAAAACTGCGCGAAGATACCCCCGGAACAAAAACCCGTATTCATTTGAACAATGCAGGCTCTTCTCTCATGCCCTTGCCGGTTTATCAGGCAGTCGTCGATCATCTGGATCTTGAGATGCAAATTGGCGGTTATGAAGCACATAACCGGGCAATGGCTGCGTTTGAGCGCACTTATGATGCTATTGCCGAGCTCATTAAATGCGATCGGAACGAAATTGCTCTCGTAGAAAATGCGACAGCGGGTTGGATGATGGGCTTTCATGGTCTGAACTTAACCAAAGGGGATCGTATCCTGACAGCAGAGGCTGAATATGCCAGTAACGTTATTACTTACCTGCAAGCCGCAAAGAACAAGGGCATCATAATTGATGTTGTTCCTTCCGATGAGTTTGGACAGATTGATATTGGTGAGTTGGAAAATCGAATTGATAAAGACGTGAAGCTGATTTCGATCAGCCATATTCCAACAAATGGGGGATTGATAAATCCTGCTTCAGAGGTTGGAAAAATCGCTAAAAAATATTCAATCCCTTACCTGTTAGATGCCTGCCAATCAGTAGGACAAATCCCAATCGACGTAAACGAAATCGGGTGCGACATGCTATCGGCAACAGGTCGAAAATATATGCGCGGACCTCGCGGAACGGGTTTCCTATACGTCCACAAAAACTTTATGGATAAACTGGAACCACCTTTTCTTGATTTACATAGTGCTGTCTGGACTAGCCGCGATAGTTACACGATGCGTGACGATGCACGGCGCTTTGAAAACTGGGAATTCAATATTGCGGCCATCATTGGGCTCGGGGTAGCAACAGATTACTTATTGAACATCGGTGAACAAGAGGCTTCTCAGAGGCTCTGTAGTTTAGCCGAAAAAGCAAGATTGAGATTATCGGAACTGCCCAACATTACAGTTCATGATCTTGGGCGGAAAAAAGGTGGAATGGTCACTTTTAGTCACTCTCAGATCCCGACGCCAGAAATCAAAGAAAGTTTAGCCAATGCGGGAATAAACGTTTCGACCTCATCCACCTCATCTACACGATACGATATGGAAAAAAGGCACCTCGACCTGATCGTTAGAGCCTCGTTCCACTATTACAATTCGGAGGAAGAATTAGAGCAATTTATCGCCGAAGTCGCAAAAATGTGA